One genomic region from Apodemus sylvaticus chromosome 1, mApoSyl1.1, whole genome shotgun sequence encodes:
- the LOC127677759 gene encoding GTP-binding nuclear protein Ran-like encodes MAAQGERQVQFKLILAGNGGTGKTTFVKRHLTGEFEKNYVATLGAEVHPLTFHTSRGPIKFDVWDTAGQEKFGGLRDGYYIQAQGAIIMFDLTSRVSYQNVPNWYKDLVRVCEHIPTVLCGNKVDVKDREVKAKSIVFHRKKNLQYYDISAKRNHNIEKPFLWLARKLIGDPSVELVAMPALAPPEVVMDPALAAQYEHDLEVAQMTPLPDEDGDL; translated from the coding sequence ATGGCCGCCCAGGGAGAGCGGCAGGTCCAGTTCAAGCTCATCCTGGCGGGCAACGGCGGCACAGGGAAGACGACGTTCGTGAAGCGCCATTTAACGGGCGAGTTTGAGAAGAATTACGTAGCCACCCTGGGCGCCGAGGTGCACCCGCTCACCTTCCACACCAGCAGAGGACCCATCAAGTTCGACGTGTGGGACACAGCCGGCCAGGAGAAGTTCGGGGGTCTGCGCGATGGCTACTACATCCAAGCCCAGGGCGCCATTATAATGTTTGACCTAACATCCAGAGTTTCTTACCAGAACGTTCCTAACTGGTATAAAGATCTGGTCCGCGTGTGTGAACACATCCCCACCGTTTTGTGTGGCAACAAAGTGGATGTTAAAGACAGGGAAGTGAAGGCAAAATCTATTGTCTTCCACCGAAAGAAGAATCTTCAGTACTATGATATTTCTGCTAAAAGGAACCACAACATTGAAAAGCCTTTCCTCTGGCTTGCCAGAAAGCTCATCGGAGATCCTAGCGTGGAGTTGGTGGCCATGCCCGCCCTTGCCCCGCCTGAGGTGGTCATGGACCCCGCTTTGGCAGCCCAGTACGAGCACGATCTAGAGGTTGCTCAGATGACTCCTCTCCCGGATGAGGATGGTGACCTGTGA